The Deinococcus aquiradiocola genome includes a window with the following:
- the nadE gene encoding ammonia-dependent NAD(+) synthetase, whose amino-acid sequence MTDLQARIVAELGVQPTIRPEQEVRRRVDFLKAYLQGTPARGFVLGISGGQDSSLTGRLCTLAVQELNADAPGEGYTFVAVRLPHHVQADEDDAQLALTFIGAPEVVTLNIGPATDAASAGVQAALGEPLRDFVRGNLKARERMALQYALAGQRNLLVVGTDHAAEAVTGFYTKYGDGGVDVTPLVGLNKRQGRALLESLNAPERLYLKTPTADLEDDRPGLPDEAALGVTYTQIDDYLEGMAVPAEAASVIERWFTVTRHKRAMPVSPLDTWWQTQP is encoded by the coding sequence ATGACCGATCTCCAGGCCCGTATCGTCGCCGAACTCGGCGTGCAGCCCACCATCCGGCCCGAGCAGGAGGTGCGCCGCCGCGTGGACTTCCTGAAGGCGTACCTGCAGGGCACGCCCGCGCGCGGCTTCGTGCTCGGCATTTCCGGCGGGCAGGACTCCAGCCTCACCGGGCGCCTGTGCACACTGGCCGTGCAGGAACTCAACGCGGACGCGCCGGGGGAAGGGTACACCTTCGTGGCCGTGCGCCTCCCGCACCACGTGCAGGCCGACGAGGACGACGCGCAGCTCGCCCTGACCTTCATCGGCGCGCCGGAAGTCGTGACGCTCAACATCGGGCCAGCCACGGATGCCGCCTCTGCGGGCGTGCAGGCGGCCCTGGGCGAACCGCTGCGGGACTTCGTGCGCGGGAACCTCAAGGCGCGCGAACGCATGGCGCTGCAGTACGCGCTGGCCGGGCAGCGGAACCTGCTGGTGGTCGGCACGGACCACGCGGCGGAGGCCGTGACGGGCTTCTACACCAAGTACGGGGACGGCGGCGTGGACGTCACGCCGCTCGTCGGGCTGAACAAACGCCAGGGCCGCGCGCTCCTCGAGAGCCTGAACGCCCCGGAACGCCTGTACCTCAAGACGCCCACCGCCGACCTGGAGGACGACCGGCCCGGCCTGCCGGACGAGGCGGCCCTCGGCGTCACGTACACCCAGATCGACGATTACCTCGAAGGCATGGCCGTGCCTGCCGAGGCGGCGAGCGTCATCGAG